In the genome of bacterium, one region contains:
- the gcvPA gene encoding aminomethyl-transferring glycine dehydrogenase subunit GcvPA has translation DSNTLLLRSEFYTAYTPYQPEVAQGTLQCIYEFQSLMTRLTGLPVSNASLYDGGTAIAEAIQLLRAFTKKDRIVVLGGVNPLYRQVVQTIIGASDPVVIEVPLTNGVTSVAELEKHLTPDTACLVLQQPNFLGQLEDAAGLIAAAKKLNIPSIVSTYPVSLGLLEAPGNYGADIVVGEGQCFGPGLNSGGPYVGIFACKKDYVRLMPGRIAGVTMDDQQRRGFVLTLQTREQHIRREKATSNICTNQGLMMLAALFNLSFLGKEGVKKVAYLSHQKALYLSGELAKVGLKPVYNGAFFNEFVIAPKCGGVKFIEAMLADGYLAGVDLGRFDNQFEGQVAVAVTELRDKAELDGYVAAAKKVS, from the coding sequence AGACAGCAATACGCTCTTGCTACGTTCCGAATTCTATACGGCTTATACACCGTATCAACCGGAAGTGGCACAAGGTACACTGCAGTGTATTTATGAATTTCAGTCGTTAATGACCCGTTTGACTGGGTTGCCTGTGTCAAATGCATCATTGTATGATGGTGGAACAGCGATTGCCGAGGCGATTCAGTTATTGCGTGCTTTCACAAAGAAAGACCGCATCGTTGTTTTGGGCGGTGTTAATCCGCTCTACCGGCAGGTTGTACAAACAATTATTGGCGCTTCAGATCCAGTTGTGATCGAAGTTCCGCTCACGAATGGCGTAACAAGCGTTGCAGAACTCGAAAAGCATTTAACACCCGATACCGCTTGTCTCGTGTTACAACAACCGAATTTCCTCGGGCAGTTGGAAGATGCTGCGGGACTAATCGCCGCTGCGAAGAAATTGAATATTCCATCCATCGTTTCGACGTACCCAGTTTCGCTCGGATTGTTAGAGGCACCTGGCAATTACGGTGCGGACATCGTGGTGGGGGAAGGACAATGCTTCGGACCCGGTTTGAACAGCGGTGGTCCCTATGTCGGGATTTTTGCCTGTAAGAAAGACTATGTGCGGCTCATGCCGGGACGGATTGCCGGTGTGACGATGGATGACCAGCAAAGGCGCGGTTTCGTGTTGACATTGCAGACCCGCGAGCAGCACATTCGCCGGGAAAAAGCAACTTCCAATATTTGTACCAACCAAGGTTTGATGATGCTTGCTGCTTTGTTTAACCTCTCGTTTTTAGGAAAAGAGGGAGTCAAGAAAGTTGCATACCTTAGTCATCAAAAGGCGTTGTACTTAAGCGGTGAATTGGCGAAAGTTGGATTGAAACCGGTTTACAACGGAGCATTTTTCAACGAGTTTGTCATTGCTCCGAAGTGTGGCGGCGTTAAATTCATCGAGGCGATGTTGGCAGATGGTTACTTAGCTGGTGTCGATTTAGGCAGGTTCGACAATCAGTTTGAAGGACAGGTCGCTGTTGCAGTCACTGAGTTACGTGATAAAGCGGAACTTGACGGCTATGTAGCCGCAGCCAAGAAGGTTTCCTAA
- a CDS encoding slipin family protein: MIGEIGVFGLIVVVIGIFLIANMIRILKEYERGVIFRLGRLIDIKGPGLIILIPVIDQIVKVDLRVVTLDVPPQDIITRDNVSVQVSAVIFFRVMEPKKAVTEVQNYLFATSQFSQTTLRSILGQMELDDLLSEREKINLQLQEVIDRHTGPWGIKVTAVEVKQVDLPQEMKRAMSAQAEAERMRRAKIIAADGEFQASAKLAEAATVISVDPTALQLRYLQTLTEIAAENSSTIIFPLPIELFRAFMPSNKGS; encoded by the coding sequence ATGATCGGTGAAATCGGAGTCTTCGGTCTAATCGTTGTCGTGATTGGGATATTCCTGATTGCGAATATGATTCGGATTCTAAAGGAATATGAACGTGGGGTCATCTTCCGGCTGGGTCGTTTAATCGATATTAAGGGACCGGGATTAATCATCCTGATCCCGGTTATCGATCAAATCGTCAAAGTGGATTTGCGGGTGGTAACACTGGATGTGCCCCCGCAAGACATCATTACCCGGGATAATGTGTCGGTGCAAGTATCGGCTGTTATCTTCTTCCGGGTAATGGAACCGAAGAAGGCTGTTACTGAAGTTCAGAATTACCTTTTTGCGACCAGTCAGTTTAGTCAAACAACTTTGCGTTCGATTCTTGGACAAATGGAGTTGGATGACTTATTATCGGAACGTGAAAAGATTAACCTGCAATTGCAGGAAGTTATTGACCGTCATACCGGGCCATGGGGTATTAAAGTAACTGCGGTCGAAGTAAAACAAGTCGACTTGCCACAGGAAATGAAACGGGCGATGTCGGCTCAGGCGGAAGCGGAGCGGATGCGGCGAGCCAAGATCATTGCCGCCGACGGTGAATTCCAAGCATCGGCAAAGTTGGCGGAAGCTGCTACGGTGATATCGGTCGATCCAACCGCATTACAACTGCGCTATTTACAAACATTAACGGAAATCGCGGCGGAAAATAGTTCGACCATTATTTTCCCATTACCAATCGAGCTGTTCCGGGCATTTATGCCCTCGAATAAAGGATCATAA
- a CDS encoding PEGA domain-containing protein, with translation MVIPFSIAIGLAYYFLIVAQREEPSGFVRVISEPTGALIFLDGASTQYHTDTVIPAVKQGNRKVMLDPAHWRTDPIYYSVEVKPNDTTTVKFVATRIETTDLKQISEDTNSFKPEMSQIVPNSRTPSNPMTSRTPRTMQTMQRVGAIQVVASKPGAEIFLNGLSTGKETPTTLEQLDPGSYEVSLKKAGFRSLPEKLMVTVDPDVGLAAAYFELVSENSEVEIQTLTIQTNPTGQSVSINGKRYGPTPISVQLPLGRYRIELIAATGYETPPPRDITLTKREATVLQIAYPKISGDAYLGIVVPKGSEPIDIGKLRIEVNNRPFFTGSSMETSSALWKRFPEGEKTVTIVYDNLSTDITSDFASGYVTPLELRFERLFSQIKPRVRVLDKVPYEQYRTRAGKIAVFD, from the coding sequence ATGGTAATCCCCTTTTCGATTGCTATTGGACTTGCTTATTACTTCCTGATTGTGGCTCAACGTGAGGAACCATCCGGTTTTGTTCGAGTGATATCGGAGCCAACCGGTGCGTTAATCTTTCTCGATGGGGCGTCAACACAGTATCATACGGATACCGTTATACCGGCGGTGAAGCAAGGAAATCGCAAGGTAATGTTAGACCCAGCACATTGGAGAACCGATCCGATTTACTATTCGGTTGAGGTTAAACCCAATGATACGACAACTGTCAAGTTTGTCGCGACCCGAATTGAAACGACTGATCTAAAACAAATCTCAGAAGACACAAATTCGTTTAAGCCGGAGATGTCACAAATTGTTCCCAACTCGCGGACGCCCTCTAATCCGATGACGTCCCGTACCCCACGAACAATGCAAACAATGCAGCGGGTAGGAGCAATTCAAGTTGTGGCAAGTAAACCCGGAGCCGAGATTTTTCTCAATGGCTTATCAACCGGAAAAGAAACTCCAACGACATTGGAGCAACTGGATCCGGGGAGTTACGAAGTTTCGCTGAAGAAAGCTGGATTTCGTTCGTTACCGGAGAAACTGATGGTAACGGTTGATCCCGATGTCGGTTTGGCAGCAGCATACTTTGAATTGGTTTCCGAAAACTCCGAAGTTGAAATACAAACCCTAACAATACAAACGAATCCCACCGGACAATCAGTTTCGATAAATGGGAAGCGGTATGGACCAACACCGATTTCCGTGCAGTTGCCGTTAGGAAGATACCGGATCGAGTTAATTGCGGCAACCGGGTACGAGACACCACCCCCGCGCGATATCACCTTAACGAAACGAGAAGCGACAGTTTTGCAGATAGCATATCCGAAAATTTCCGGCGATGCATATCTCGGTATCGTTGTACCGAAAGGGAGTGAACCAATCGATATCGGGAAACTGCGAATCGAAGTAAATAACCGCCCATTTTTTACCGGTTCAAGTATGGAGACTTCATCGGCGTTGTGGAAGCGGTTCCCCGAAGGTGAGAAGACTGTTACAATTGTTTACGATAATCTATCGACTGATATCACCAGCGATTTTGCTTCCGGTTATGTAACACCGTTGGAGTTACGGTTTGAGCGGCTCTTTTCCCAAATCAAGCCGAGAGTACGTGTGTTAGATAAAGTGCCTTATGAACAATATCGCACTCGTGCCGGGAAGATTGCGGTCTTCGACTAA
- a CDS encoding rRNA pseudouridine synthase has translation MNNIALVPGRLRSSTKMANTVRLNKLIAERTGLSRRAADTLIESGRVQVNRRIARAGEQINPDNDIVLLDSKPLPAVTPILVFAFHKPRGYVTTLQTGYERGQPISKLLPPGLGLKPAGRLDAESEGLLIVTNDGDLIYRITHPSQELAKEYRVTLNRPLHRLDFEELSNGVELEDGWCRPDWLQVEAGSDVSVQLHEGRKREVRRMFQALGYRVERLIRVRIGAIQLGNLPAGELRTLTKDELTSISGRNRD, from the coding sequence ATGAACAATATCGCACTCGTGCCGGGAAGATTGCGGTCTTCGACTAAGATGGCGAATACCGTCCGTTTGAATAAACTGATCGCTGAACGAACCGGACTATCACGCCGCGCTGCCGATACTCTGATCGAATCTGGCAGAGTACAGGTAAATCGCCGGATTGCCCGTGCCGGAGAGCAGATTAATCCGGATAACGATATTGTTCTTTTGGATAGCAAACCACTTCCAGCTGTAACACCGATTCTCGTGTTTGCATTCCATAAACCACGCGGTTATGTTACCACATTACAAACCGGCTACGAACGCGGTCAACCGATTAGTAAACTGTTACCACCGGGTTTAGGGTTGAAACCGGCTGGACGGCTGGATGCCGAGAGCGAAGGTTTACTGATTGTTACAAACGACGGGGACCTTATCTATCGGATTACTCATCCCAGCCAGGAATTGGCAAAGGAATATCGGGTAACCCTCAACCGACCGCTGCATCGCTTGGATTTTGAGGAGCTTAGCAATGGTGTTGAGTTGGAAGATGGTTGGTGCCGACCGGATTGGTTGCAAGTCGAAGCGGGCTCGGATGTTTCCGTGCAACTGCACGAGGGGAGGAAACGCGAAGTCCGCAGAATGTTTCAAGCGTTGGGGTATCGAGTAGAAAGATTAATTAGGGTTCGCATCGGTGCAATTCAATTGGGGAACTTGCCAGCCGGGGAGTTACGGACTCTAACCAAAGATGAGTTGACTTCCATTAGTGGTAGGAATCGGGATTAA
- a CDS encoding DUF1858 domain-containing protein, translating to MTQLHEEMSIVSVISKYPQTIPVMLDYGIQCIGCRHAEYESLREACRCNGIADSKRFLTDLNKAIASIPPQEEIEPRILCYEHDSNDEQEFAA from the coding sequence ATGACGCAGTTACATGAAGAAATGTCAATCGTTTCGGTTATCAGTAAGTATCCACAAACGATTCCGGTTATGCTCGATTATGGTATTCAATGTATCGGTTGCCGTCATGCTGAGTATGAATCATTACGTGAAGCTTGCCGGTGCAATGGAATTGCCGATTCCAAACGATTTCTTACAGATTTGAATAAAGCGATCGCTTCGATTCCACCCCAAGAGGAAATCGAACCACGAATCCTCTGTTACGAACACGACTCGAATGACGAACAGGAGTTTGCGGCGTAA
- the mltG gene encoding endolytic transglycosylase MltG, with product MTNRSLRRKRLWLMETSTASSRVSLYWAIASIVVAVLIVFFQYYFFTPPPDPKSPVSIRIEPGSSTRDVASILKENKLIWNETLFLLTAKLIGADVRIQPGLYPFEHSMTMLALLDRLEKPGGEGGVVKLLEGWTIAQFASELKSIGIDSTEFMAAAKNKVLLESFGIDADNAEGYLFPDTYKMLEGTTPVEAVKRMLRRFREVVPDSLEQLARRRFNFSLHELVTFASIVEAEVQNRTEGPLVSAVYHNRLKKGMLLQADPTIQYVLPEGPRRLLTKDLSIDSPYNTYLYKGLPPGPICAPGKAAFQSSLNPAPVKYLFFVSQADGSHAFNETISGHLKSKVVLDSARAVVKQRKLAERDSLRRIKAAELPASERSKLRGN from the coding sequence ATGACGAACAGGAGTTTGCGGCGTAAGCGCCTTTGGCTTATGGAAACATCTACCGCTTCATCACGCGTATCACTGTATTGGGCGATTGCCAGTATCGTTGTTGCCGTTCTTATCGTTTTTTTTCAATATTACTTTTTCACACCACCACCCGATCCAAAATCACCTGTTTCGATTCGCATCGAACCCGGTAGCTCTACTCGCGATGTTGCCAGTATCCTCAAGGAAAACAAGCTAATCTGGAACGAAACACTGTTTTTGTTAACAGCGAAGTTAATTGGTGCTGATGTGCGAATTCAGCCTGGTTTATATCCGTTTGAACATAGTATGACCATGTTGGCGTTATTGGATCGCTTGGAGAAACCCGGTGGCGAGGGTGGGGTAGTTAAACTGCTGGAAGGCTGGACAATAGCCCAGTTTGCCAGTGAATTGAAATCGATCGGTATCGACTCCACCGAATTTATGGCAGCGGCAAAAAACAAAGTGCTGCTGGAGAGTTTTGGTATTGATGCGGACAATGCCGAAGGATACCTCTTTCCTGATACTTACAAAATGTTGGAAGGTACGACACCAGTCGAAGCGGTGAAGCGAATGTTGCGACGATTCCGGGAAGTGGTCCCCGATTCGCTTGAGCAACTTGCCCGAAGAAGATTCAATTTTTCGCTGCATGAGCTTGTCACGTTCGCATCGATTGTCGAAGCGGAAGTACAGAACCGTACCGAAGGACCTCTGGTATCGGCAGTGTACCATAACCGGTTGAAAAAAGGTATGCTACTCCAAGCCGATCCGACGATCCAGTATGTCCTCCCGGAAGGGCCGCGACGGTTGCTAACGAAAGACCTTTCTATCGACTCACCTTACAATACCTATTTATACAAAGGTCTGCCACCAGGCCCGATTTGCGCACCGGGAAAAGCGGCGTTTCAATCTTCTTTGAATCCCGCGCCGGTGAAGTATCTCTTTTTCGTTTCGCAGGCGGATGGCAGCCACGCCTTCAATGAGACGATTTCGGGTCACCTAAAATCGAAAGTTGTGTTGGACTCAGCCCGGGCTGTCGTCAAACAACGAAAACTCGCCGAACGAGATTCTTTACGACGGATTAAAGCCGCCGAATTACCTGCATCGGAGCGCTCGAAACTACGTGGCAATTAA